The window CGAGGGAACAACGATACTGAAATTCTTCCTACATATCAGCAAGGATGAGCAAGCCAAGCGGCTTCAAGCCCGACTGGATGATCCGACCAAACGCTGGAAGTTCAATCCTGGCGATTTGAAAGAGCGCGAGTTGTGGCCGGCCTACATGAAGGCTTATGAAGATGTGTTGAGTCGCACCAGCACCGAGTGGGCGCCCTGGTACATCATCCCAGCCAATCACAAGTGGTATCGCAACGTCGTTGTGGCCACGATCATTGTGAATACACTCAAAGGCCTGAAGATGCGCTATCCGCAACCCGATTTCGATCCCACCATGATTCAGATCAAATGAACGCGAATTGGACTTGAACACGCTGCCACGCGGTACAACTTGTCATGACCACGTATCGGTGAGCTCGTGTGACGATACTGGGATGATGATCGAGCGAATCGGCGCTATGCCGCATCCGTGCTCATTCACTTTCGATGCCTGCTCGGCCAGCTCAACGAAACGCTGGAATGATGTCACGCCCGTAAACTTCCAGCGTGCGCTCTTCTTCGCCGCACATCAGATAGATGTTGAATTGAGTGACGCCAAGCTGTTGCAGTTCTCGCAATCGTTGGATGTGTGTTTCAACTGGTCCAACAATGCAGAAGCGGTCTACGATTTCGTCAGGCACAAAGTTGGCATTTGAACTACCCACTTCACAATGATGCAAATAATCGTAGCCTTGCCGATGACGCACGTAGCTGGTCAATGCTTCAGGCAATTCATCAGGCGAGTAGCGCGAGATCAGATCAACCACATGATTGGAGACCAGCGCAGGGAACCAACGCACTGGCTCGCGCGCGGCGGCCAGGTCATCGGAGACCCACACAGCGGTAGCGCTCATCACGCGCAATGTGGCTGGATCGCGGCCGGCTTCTTCCGCGCCCTGCCGCACGAATCCCAAACACCATTGAATCAACGCTGGGTCAGCAAACTGGAGGATGACGCCATCGGCGACTCGGCCGGCGCAACGCAACACCTTGGGGCCATAGCCGGCGACCCACACCGGCGGAACGGCCGTGTCAGCCCATGTCATCTGGATCGGTTGGTCATCG is drawn from Blastocatellia bacterium and contains these coding sequences:
- a CDS encoding TIGR03842 family LLM class F420-dependent oxidoreductase, which gives rise to MLEFAITFKPDMEPERIVNLTKQAEALGFSYGWVFDSHILWQEPYPLLTLMAMHTRQMRLGPCVTNPIVRDPTVTASLLATLNRISGGRMDLGIGRGDSSRRVMGKSPATLARMERAIQVIRDLNARKQIIYDDQPIQMTWADTAVPPVWVAGYGPKVLRCAGRVADGVILQFADPALIQWCLGFVRQGAEEAGRDPATLRVMSATAVWVSDDLAAAREPVRWFPALVSNHVVDLISRYSPDELPEALTSYVRHRQGYDYLHHCEVGSSNANFVPDEIVDRFCIVGPVETHIQRLRELQQLGVTQFNIYLMCGEEERTLEVYGRDIIPAFR